The Dermacentor albipictus isolate Rhodes 1998 colony chromosome 2, USDA_Dalb.pri_finalv2, whole genome shotgun sequence genome has a segment encoding these proteins:
- the LOC139055518 gene encoding uncharacterized protein, producing MWFYLLPGFVTGPDTEAFFQKFYAEMEEHWWHLIVQIKNLFEHTVHDKLVHTWFLSADFQLFLVSLVTLLTFRGRKHAALAALAMLSLLGCAIATWTVARLNVLPFAILPFPNFSRMISTLNAYYIRPFYHAVCYFSGCMTCLIVVDVAERKISKEL from the exons ATGTGGTTCTACTTGCTGCCTGGTTTCGTCACGGGACCGGACACCGAAGCGTTTTTTCAGAAATTTTATGCCGAGATGGAAGAACACTGGTGGCATCTCATTGTCCAGATAAAAAATTTATTCGAACATACTGTTCAT GACAAATTAGTCCATACGTGGTTCTTATCGGCGGACTTCCAACTCTTCCTGGTATCGCTTGTGACATTGCTGACTTTCAGAGG ACGGAAGCATGCGGCTCTGGCAGCTTTAGCCATGCTTTCTCTCCTAGGCTGTGCCATCGCAACATGGACCGTGGCCAGACTGAATGTGTTACCATTCGCTATCCTTCCCTTCCCGAATTTTTC GCGAATGATCAGCACGCTTAATGCATACTACATCCGACCTTTTTATCACGCTGTATGCTACTTTAGCGGCTGTATGACGTGTCTCATCGTAGTAGACGTCGCGGAACGCAAGATTTCCAAG GAACTCTGA
- the LOC139055519 gene encoding nose resistant to fluoxetine protein 6-like, whose protein sequence is MVFQKSARRDARKSQVALWVLVSSCVMLPLLTHTSRAQDAKVATGQSESTGVTSRSPNNTVGEIEEIDYAQVARDVVAAGLSKVPPSLIRKLLEADVRPECSTALLRTMRAFQNLEPWALRLLDASGRFPAGIFDAVQVDMGAFDECLDTFVRDGYGNVLSRGQYCNLLVYIKDTTAMEVPNSITDAFHPKLRYFSEYIATPGDPIARLGVCFIDDCNQRDLHVLANSVSLPYVRLEMSNCVTAEPKPWSSIQIGILIFAAVILFAVITGTLLDHLVEEQSEWRKELGVVFQVVVAFSAKSNMRILLNVDDKDQVHQQSLQFFHGLRLFCLVHVVVGHLFMISSDSFSGRLNMFIATSEWRAMIIATSFNTIDTFLFMRHFYTLRPDYGCASIL, encoded by the exons ATGGTGTTTCAAAAGTCAGCAAGGAGAGACGCTCGCAAATCACAGGTGGCGCTGTGGGTGCTGGTGTCGTCGTGTGTGATGCTGCCACTCTTAACCCATACTTCGCGAGCTCAAGATGCGAAGGTCGCTACTGGCCAGAGTGAATCGACAGGAGTGACTTCGAGGAGCCCGAATAACACTGTGGGCGAAATTGAGGAGATCGACTACGCGCAAGTTGCTCGAGACGTGGTGGCCGCGGGCCTTTCCAAAGTGCCGCCATCTTTGATACGAAAACTTCTAGAAGCCGACGTGCGGCCCGAGTGCAGCACGGCGCTGCTGCGGACCATGCGAGCCTTCCAGAACCTCGAGCCATGGGCTCTGAGAC TATTGGACGCGAGCGGAAGGTTCCCCGCGGGAATCTTCGACGCTGTGCAAGTCGACATGGGAGCGTTCGACGAGTGTCTCGATACCTTTGTGCGCGACGGGTATGGAAACGTGTTGTCCCGGGGCCAGTACTGCAACTTACTTGTTTACATTAAAGATACGACAGCAATGGAAGTGCCCAACTCCATCACCGATGCCTTTCACCCGAAG CTCCGCTATTTCAGTGAATACATTGCTACTCCAGGAGACCCCATTGCTCGCCTGGGAGTATGCTTTATCGATGACTGTAACCAACGTGACCTACATGTTTTGGCTAACTCAG TGAGCCTTCCTTACGTCCGTCTTGAAATGTCCAACTGCGTGACAGCAGAACCGAAGCCCTGGAGCAGTATTCAAATAGGAATTCT TATATTTGCAGCGGTCATACTTTTTGCTGTTATTACCGGAACGCTTCTTGACCACCTCGTGGAAGAACAATCTGAGTGGAGAAAAGAGCTTG GTGTCGTGTTCCAAGTCGTCGTGGCCTTCTCAGCAAAATCCAACATGCGCATCTTGCTTAATGTAGACGACAAAGATCAAGTTCACCAGCAGTCTCTGCAATTCTTCCACGGCCTTCGACTTTTCTGCCTTGTGCACGTTGTGGTCGGACATCTCTTCATGATTTCTTCGGACAGCTTTT CAGGAAGGCTGAACATGTTCATTGCCACATCAGAGTGGCGAGCAATGATCATAGCCACATCATTCAACACCATTGACACATTCTTATTTATGAG GCATTTTTACACTCTACGCCCGGACTACGGATGTGCGTCAATTCTGTGA